The genomic window AGAAATAAAGGACATGATTACTATTGCAGGCTTTTCAATGAATGATACTGTGTTAGAACAGATGGCAAGTACACCTAACTTTATTAAAGAAACTATGAACGTACCATTTCCTGAATCTGTCCCATATTTCAAAGTAATTTCCAAAAAAACCTATGAAACTCCCAATAAGCAATTTAAAATGACACCTCAGGAATATCAATACCAACATCTTGAACGTATTGGTCAGCACGCAAAATACGAAATACTAGAAGGTACTCACTTTATTTATGCAAACAATGTTGACCGCATTGCAGAGATTACTGATGATGTATTACTCAGTGCTAATCAATAGGAGGCAAGTAGACAGCTTTCCTTTACATTTTATTGAATGCTACTTTCACCGAACAACTATCTAATCAAGCGCTTGTTTAGATGTTTGTTCGGTTTTTTGTTGTGTTATAAAGATTTGATTGTAGTCAAGTGTGTACTTTCATTCATTTGCGTTAAAAGGTGAGATCGAAAAATTAAAGAAGTAGATTTTTGGTGCTAAACTCCCAATCAGGATCATAGCGGGTCTGAATGGTGTGATATGAAAAAATTTAATCCCATATACACATCTTTTTACGAAACTATCATAGAGATATCTTGTACAAATAGATGCTTTGGAGAGGTGAAAAAAGTTGGCACCTTATCAGAGTTAACTGTCTGCACGTATTAACACATTCTTGCTTTATCCTAGCAAGGAACAGGCACCCGTTTTACACTTGACATAAAATATACATATGAGTATGGATGGAAATCACATATACTTAGTTTATAACCATTTTATAATTAAAATGTTAAAAATAGGATGTGATATGCTGATTTGCCAGAAGCATATGAACATAACATCAAAGAAATACTTGCAATTAATATTTTTAGAAGATTTGCATACAAAAGATATAAATAGGAAGGAGAATTAGAATGAGAATAGGCATACCAAAGGAAAGTCTAACTGGTGAAACGCGAGTTGCTGCCATTCCTAAAACTGTCGAGCAATTAAAGAAGCTAGGCTTTGAGGTTGCGGTAGAATCTGGTGCTGGTGAAAGGGCTAGCTTTACCGATGAACAGTATACAAATGCCGGAGCGAGCTGCCTTAATGCCGAGAAAGTTTGGCAATCAGACGTCATCTACAAAATAAACCCGCCAAATGAGGAAGAAGTAGCAAGAATGAAAAAAGGCACCACCTTAGTCAGTTTAATAGAACCAGCACAGAACAAAAAGTTAATGGAACGCCTCAACGAAAAGAATATAAATGTGTTAGCAATGGATATGGTACCAAGGATTTCCCGTGCGCAGTCTGTGGATGTTTTATCTTCCATGGCAAATATCGGAGGATATAGAGCTGTTATGGAGGCAACCCATGCTTTCGGACGTTTTCTTAATGGACAGATTACAGCAGCTGGAAAAGTACCACCTGCCAAAATATTAGTCATTGGTGCTGGCGTAGCAGGATTAGCAGCCATTGGAGCTGGTAAATCACTAGGTGCCATCGTGCGAGCATTTGATACGCGTTCTGAAGTAGCAGAACAAATCGAATCTATGGGTGGCGAGTTTTTAAAACTAGATCTAGATGAGGATGGCTCGACTGCATCCGGTTATGCAAAAGAAATGTCCGAGGCATTTGTGAGAGCAGAAATGGAACTGTTTGCCGCGCAAGCGAAAGAAGTAGACATCATTATTACGACGGCACTTATTCGTGGCAGACCTGCACCTAAGCTTATCACAAAAGAAATGGTTGATAGCATGAAGCCTGGGTCCGTTATTGTGGATTTGGCAGCTTCTACAGGCGGGAATTGTGAATATACCGTTCCTGGTGAATTAGTTGTCACTGCATCCGGAGTGAAAATTATTGGGTATACAGATTTACCAGGTCGAATGCCAGCACAAGCTTCAGATATGTATGCAACCAACCTGGTCAATCTAACTAAATTACTTTGTAAAGAAAAAGATGGAAACATTCATATTGATTTCGATGACGTGATTTTGCGGAATATGACGGTTACTCGCAATGGACAAATCACGTTTCCACCACCGGAGATTAGTGTATCAGCTGCACCTGTGAAAAAAGAAGTGCAGCATCCTAAGACGGAAACAAAAGAGCCAAGAAACCTTTCTGGACTGAAGTATGGATTTGGTATAGCGGCGATTCTTTTATTCGGGTGGATGGGGCAAGTATCGCCTCCCGAGTTTTTATCACACTTCACGGTATTTGCGCTCGCCATTGTGGTTGGGTATTACGTGATTTGGAAAGTAACCCATGCCCTACATACACCACTCATGTCCGTTACGAATGCAGTTTCAGGCATTATCGTGGTAGGAGCGTTACTGCAGATTAATAGTTCAATATTGGCAGTGAAGATACTTGCTTTTATTGGTATTTTAATAGCATCTATTAATATATTTGGTGGCTTTACGGTAACCCATCGCATGTTAAAGATGTTTAGAAAGGATCAGGGGGTGTAAGGAATGTCTCAAGGGTTAGTTACGGTAGCATATATCATTGCAGGTATCCTATTTATTCTTAGCTTGGCTGGTCTGTCTAAACAAGAAACTGCTAGAAATGGGAACGTGTACGGCATGTTGGGAATGACGATTGCGATAGTCGCTACGGTCTTGAGTATAGATTTAACTTTAGAAGCTTGGATCTATATTTTGGTGGCTGTAGGAATTGGGGCTGTTATTGGAACTATTTTAGCAAGAAGAGTTAAAATGACTGAAATGCCAGAGCTAATCGCAGCTTTACACAGCTTTGTAGGGCTAGCTGCCGTATTAGTTGGTTTTAATAGTTTTATAGAAATATTCACACATCACCCAGCTCGTGATGTGCATTTGAATATTGAACTGACAGAAATATATCTTGGTGTTTTTATTGGTGCGATCACCTTCACAGGATCGATTGTCGCATTTGGAAAACTAAATGGCATGATTAAATCAAAACCTCTTTCGTATCCACTCAAGGGAACACTAAATGGGCTGCTACTCGCAGCATCTGTTGTGTTCATGTTTTTATTTATTATCGATGGAGGAACTTTATACGCCCTGATTTATCTTAGTATCATGACAGCCATCGCCTTATTTATTGGATGGCAAATGGTTATGTCCATTGGTGGAGCAGATATGCCAGTTGTCATCTCGATGCTAAACTCTCTATCTGGCTGGGCAGCTGCTGCAACTGGATTTATGTTGTCGAATGACTTATTAATTATTACAGGAGCTTTAGTAGGTTCGTCTGGTTGGATTTTATCGTATGTAATGTGTAAAGGTATGAACCGTTCATTCATTTCTGTTATAGCAGGTGGATTCGGGGATCAAGGTGGCAGTGCTAGTGCTGAAGGGGAAGAAGGAGAGCATCGTGAAATAAGTGCAGAAGATGTAGCGGACATGTTAAAACAATCTAGCTCTGTTGTTATTACGCCAGGGTATGGCATGGCTGTTGCGCAAGCACAATACCCGATAGCTGAAATGACTAAAAAGCTACGTGAACAGGGGATCAATGTTCGTTTCGCTATCCATCCAGTTGCCGGTCGTCTACCTGGTCACATGAATGTTCTATTAGCAGAAGCCAATGTACCATATGACATTGTGTTAGAAATGGATGAAATCAACGAAGACTTGCCGGAAACCGACACAGTACTAGTTATTGGCGCCAATGACACAGTCAACCCTGCTGCACAAGAGGACCCAACTGGTCCCATCGCTGGCATGCCAGTTTTAGAAGTATGGAAGGCAAGAAATGTTGTCGTGCTTAAACGGTCAATGGCAGTTGGATATGCTGGTGTACAAAACCCACTGTTTTTTAAAGAAAATACAAGCATGTGCTTTGGTGACGCCAAAGCCACTGTTGATGCAATCCTGAACGCAATATAAACTACGGCAGTATGGGGACGGTTCTCATACTGCCATATTTGTGAATCAGTCGTTATTCAGTCTTTAAAAGATAAAGACCGAATAACGACTATCTATTGACACTGCACATGTTTGACCTTTCCGTTGCTAGCACTTTGGTACTTTATCCTAGCGGGTGACAGGCAAAGAATTAAACTAAATACAATTTTCATATTCTTTCATTACGTTGTTTATGATTGTTTGGACGGGAAGAATGTCTTTAATTTCAGCCACTCTTGCTCCAGCGAAAACAAGTCCATTTTCACAATCTCCATTCATTGATGTAAATAAAGAATCTAGTGTACAAAATCGATAGGAGCAATTTTTTAAGCAATCATGGCACTTTTTAATTTTTACCCTATTATCGTCTGAAATCAGGTCAGTAAAATGGTTCTTAATAGCACGACCTTGGAGACCAACAGTTGTTTTAACTAAAATAGTGTCTTCCTTCTTTGCGTGTACATATTTTTCTTTAAAGGATAGCGGTGCATCACACTCTTCACTCGCAACAAACCTTGTCCCCATCTGTACACCAGATGCTCCTATTTGTATGGCTTGACGTACATCTCTTCCTGTTAAAATTCCTCCAGCAGCGATAACAGGTATAGTAACGGCCGAAACCACTTCTGGTAAAATGTCGAACAGAGGTCTTTCTGTACCTAAATGTCCACCCGCTTCATGCCCTTCTACTACTATAGCAGATGCACCTAGACGTTCAGATAACTTAGCCAGTTTTGCTGAAGAGACAATGGAGATGACAGGAATCCCAGCTTGTTTGCCCCATGCATACATATCTCTTGAAATGCCGGCACCGGATATAATAAAATCAACTTTTTCTTCAATCGCTACTTTCATTTTTTCAGCAAAGTCATTCATTGCAAAAAGTACATTTGCTCCAATATAGCCCATATCTTTTATACTTTCCTTTGCTTTTCTAATGTGTAATCTCATTTCTTCAACAGTAATACCTGTTCCAGAAATGGTTCCAATCCCCCCAGCGTTTGCGACAGCAGAGGCAAGTCCACTTAAAGAAATACCTACTCCCATCCCACCTTGCATAATCGGAACCTTTGGTACAATATGACCTATTTTTAACTGTGGAAAATTCAAGAGAAAACCCCATTTCATTCTTTTTTTAGAACTATGTGACCACCATATTATATCAATAGGTTATCCAGATAGTAATGTTAAACTTAACACTTGGTACTAATAGTTGGTAATACTTTATAAAAATGTCACAAAATTTTAACATTTAATGATATAACAATTTTCACATCAACATGACGTTTATGGTATTTATGTTTTTAGATAAATTATTCGGGCATGCTCTAGATCAACTAATCTAGATTAAGAAATAAATGGTAAAATAGGGACATAATCTAAAAAATTAAATAGTACCGGCGTGGAGGATTTTATGATGTATCCTATAAGGACATGGGAAACGTGAGATTAATTAAAGAAGCGAATAAGCTTTCATCAAGTAAAGCGGAAAACTAACTGTGTTGCTAGCACGCTGGTACTTTATCCTAGCGGGGGATAGGTACATAATTCTAATGGTTGTTAGATAAAGTTAAAAATAATTTATAACATAGTACCTTGTCAGTATAAATTTTAAAAAGGGAAATGTTCGGTATATAGCAGTACTGTTTATACTTGGTGGCACAGGTCTGGTATTATTTATAATTGTTTTTCTTGGAAGGTCGCATGTACTTAGGGAAGAAAAATCAGATGAATAGAATGAAAGAATTCTAAATGACAGTATGATGTTGTGTTTGTATTATCTAATAAACTAACTTTCCTTTCAGAGAAGGTGCCATTAATGGAGAAAATCAAAATAGCTGCGATTCAAGCATATGGAATGCCGGGAGAATATGATGAGAATTTTAAAAAAGCAGAAAAGTATATTCAAACAGCTAAAGAAGCTGACGCTCAATGCATTTTATTTCCTGAGTTGTATTCGTGTGGGTTTGTACCCAATCCTTCTGTTTGGAAGTATGCTGAAACAAAGAATGGTCCTACATATCGATTTATAATAGAAATGACGCGTAAATATCACATTGCTATTGGAATCGGTTATCTTGAAAAAGTAGGTAAGCATTATTGTAATCGATATCTTATGATGGCACCTAATGGGGTTGAATTAGCTAGAGCTGAGAAAAATAAGTCAGAAGCATATGTATTCAGACGTGGCCGTGGTGCACATGTTTTCGAAACGCAGTATGGAAAAATTGGAATTGGTCTTTGTGCAGATAACCATTTTTCATCATTTATAAAATCAATGCAAAAAAATAATATTAATCTATTGATTATGCCGCATGCTTTGCCGATTCCTAAAAATGAAACGGAGATTATTTCAAAGGAAGATATAAGACGAATAAAAAATAATATTGAAGAGTTCCCTATACTTGTGTCAAATCTCTTAGGTGTGCCGACAATTTTCATTAATCAAACAGGACCATTTTCTTCTATGATCGGTATTATGGTAATATGCTCCCACCAAAATCGTATCAGCTTGGCGGGTATTCCAAAATTGTTAATAATGAAGGTCTTGTCTTGTCGGAAATTCGAGAGGGTGAAGGTATGATATTAGCAGAAGTTGATATTACGGCTAATTCATATGAGAAAAACGAAGCCCCAGACTATGATGGATGGATACAGGAAGGTTCCAGTTTATTAAAAAATTTCATTTTGCCAATAGATATTGCTATTGGAAAGTTGTATTATTTATGCAAAAATTACATCAAGGATTGATTTGAGATAAGCACAGGTAACATATTTGTAGATGTTACCTGTACTGTGGTGAAGCAGTATGGGGACGGTTCTCATACTGCCAATTTTGTGTAGTCAGTTACTATTCAGCTTCTAAAAGACAACGATTATCGAACACCTATCTATTCACTGTTAGTTTAGATAAGTATTCGGTTTTTTTGTTTAAGGTCTAATGTTGAGCAAAATTTATGTCACATTACTGCCTTATCCAAATAAAGAAATAAATGGTAATATTTATTCGTTGGTTAACAGTTTCAAAAGCAAATATAGGTTTTTTGACAAGATTATTGGATTTAGAGATGAACGAAGTGGAAACCTTTCTGGATAAGTGAGATATTCTTGCATTTGCTATGTTTAATTAAAAAATATTATTAGTCAAGGAGGCATTATGCAAACAAATACAATAAGTAGGTTTACATCAAATAATGTACTAATAAGAATAGTTTCTTATTTACTCATTTTGAGTATAGGATACTTTATTATCTCCATTCCATTAAATATATTTACAAGTGTTTTGATAAAAAATGATAGTCTGAAATATATTGGATATACAATTGAACAATTAATTCCTGTTGCAATTATTATACTAGGTACAGGCCTTACCCTAAGACTACTTGATAAGAAATCTCTTAAGGATATAGGTTTCGATATGAACTCAAGTACTATGTTCAATTTTGCAAAAGGCTTTAGCGTTGGTTTTTTAATTATATTTCTGATTTTCTTAGTAGAAGTTTTGTTTAATTGGATACATATTGAAGGATTTGCTTGGAATTTTAACGAAAGCTCTACTCTTATTAAATCTTACTACTTTGTAATTCTTAATTTAATGAGTGTCGCTATAGTTGAAGAGATATTTATTAGGGGATATATCATGCAAAATCTTGAAAAATCAAAGGGAAGACTGTATGCCATTCTTGTTTCTTCTATTGTGTTTGGATTACTGCATACATTTAGTGCGTATGGTACTTGGGCGATTTACGTTGTGCCACTATCCCATACTTTAGCTGGTATACTACTAGCATTAACGTATTATATACGTGAAAATCTTTGGATACCTATAGGATTACATTTTTCTTGGAATTTCTTTTTGTATAAATTTTTTGGGTTAACAGGTATGCCTAAAGAGTATTCGATTTTTATTGCAACAGAAATAAAAGGACCTTCATTTTGGGTGGGTTTACCGAACTCAAGTTTTGGTCCTGAAGTAGGGATGCTGGGAATAGGTATGATAACACTCGCCATAATTTTTATTTATAGAAAATGGATAGTAGACAAAGATAACGTGGGATTTGAATCCAGAAAAAATTCAAAAAGGGTACCTTTATAGCAGACAGAATGATGCTCACTGACAGACAAGCTATAGAAGATGATCAGAGTAAGTAAGTGCATCGATCAATACGACCAGTTTTCTTTACATTTTGATTCTTTATCGCAAAGAGCTGATGCCTCTTTTCTAAGTTTTTGAAGACAGAACTCGAAGTTTTATAGAAAAAGATAGTACTATATGAAAGGAGTCATATAATGAGTGACAGTCAATCCATATTAGAAGCATATAAACAGTCTAAATACCAACTTAATGGACATGGACCTAGAAATATCCAAGTCCTAAAGGAAGCATTTGAAAGTATCGATGACCAGTTAGCAAGTGACCTGTATGGCCAAGGTCAAGTCATAGAAGGTTTCCAAGATAAGGCGGCAAACTATTTAGGGAAAGAGTCTGCTGTGTTTTTCCCTAGTGGCACAATTGCACAGCAAATTGCGCTTAGAATTTGGTGTGATCAAAAAGGGAATAAAAAGGTTGCCTATCATCCAACGAGTCACTTAGAGCTTCATGAAGAAGATGGCTTAAAAGAGCTGCATCATATAGAAGCCATCCTATTAGCAGATCAAGAGAGTGTTATTCAGCTAGAAGACGTAGTGAATCTAAAAGAAGACATTGCCTGTTTATTACTAGAATTGCCTCAACGTGAGATCGGTGGACAGCTACCAGATTATAAAACGCTTGTTTCTATTTCGGAGTATTGTCGTGAGAATGGTATTAAGCTTCATTTAGATGGTGCTCGTCTATATGAAATCCTCCCACATTATCAAAAGACGGCTGCTGAGGTTTGCTCACTCTTTGATAGTGTCTACATTTCATTTTACAAAGGGATTGGTGGCATTGCCGGAGCAATTCTTGCTGGAAATAAAGAGTTTACAAAGGAATCAAAGGTCTGGAAGAGACGTTATGGCGGAGACTTAATTAGTCTGTATCCTTATATCATTAGTGCTGATTATTATTTTGAACAACGGATATATAAAATGGAGCAGTACTATCAACAAGCGAAAGAATTTGCACAAATGTTTAATACGTGTGAGGCTACAATGACCAAGCCTGTACAACCTGTATCTAATATGTTTCATGTTCATTTTGCATTACCAAAGGATAAACTTGAAACTATATTGCTTAATATTTATGAGGAAACAGGGATAGGTTTAACAGGGAATCTAAGAGACGCAACAGAAAATAGTTGCTATTACGAAGTAAGTGTTGGTGACATGTATGAAAAAGTTCCAAAAGAGGACCTACAGCATGTGTTTAAGCTACTAAATGAGAGAATCAAAGGTGTTAAGTAGAGAGATAAATAAAATTTTTCGCGTGCCAAGTGCTCCTCGGTATAGTAAACGTATTGCTGTGCCGGGGGACGGGCATCTTTTTTGCAATTGCTCGCGCTTTAATACTTTATCCTGGCGGAAGACTGGCACCTTTTTCAGTCTTCTGTAAAAAAATTCAGATTAACTATTGTATTGTGTAGTAGACGATTACTGCGCAACACCTATTTCCATAATTGTGGAGAATATAAGCGCAAATTTGATGTCTTCTGGTATGTTTTACTATTAAGATTTTTGATATTGTGAAGTTGTTCGCTTCTTAAATGTAGTGCTTTAGAAACTTTTACGCACATAATCTAAGCTTTCTGAATGTGATACAGGAAGATTGGTGTCACTTTACTTGGAGGCTCCGGGCATGATTATGAGCGGAGAAGTTCAAATGTTTTGACTCTTAGTATTAAGCCCGCCACTCCAAATAAAAGTGCACGTCTCTTAAAATGAAATTCTTCTACAATTATACATATGTTTTTTCATCTTCTTATGGAAAGCACTACGGAAAGTAACGAAGCATGTTAGTACAACACGAAGTGTGCCATTATTAATATAGAGTAAAAACTCAGCTGTTAAAGGCTGTTTTTTTTTTTTTTTTGAAAACTGACGATTTCAATAGATTTATACATTGTTTTACAGTCAATGTCGCTCTAATATAAAAATATGATGACTAGTCATATTTTGGAAGAAGGTGTTGTAATGAAAAACAAAATGAAAAAAAGTGAAGAAACAAAAAATAAGTTAATGGAATGTGCCAAGGAACTTTTTTATAGAAAAGGATTTGATAAGACAACAGTCAGGGAAATTGTAGAGTCAGCAGAAGTAGCACAAGGAACATTCTACTTGTACTTTGAAGCGAAAGAAGAGGTGCTCTATCAAATAGTAAGGAAAGAGTTGAATGTTTTTAAGTATTTTATAAGTATGTTAGAGTTTGAGAACCCAAAACTAGAAGACATTGATTTAATTATCGATTCACTCGTTCATCATATGGAACAGGATCCTAAGACCGTTAAATTATTGCATGATGCAGATATCCTAGAGATGATGAACTTTTCAAAAAGCATTGAGGAAGAGTTCTTTCAAATTAACTTAATCGAACAATGGTTGAAAGCCGCAATGAAGAGAGGACTTATTCAACCGAAAGAGCCCTATTTATATGCGAAAATCATTACTCATATTATACATGAATTGGTTGAAAGTGCTTTTCTATATAACTACCCCGATCACATTGATGTCATTAAGGAAGAAGTAAAAGTCATTATCAAAAAAATTCTTGTTAACTAGCGATATGGATGGTGATAAACATGTTTCAATATCTGGCTAATTTAACGATCAGAAAGTATAAGCATATATTGATTTTAAGTTTAATTTTATTCGTTGTGACACTATTGATTTCTAAAAATCTAGGTATGGACTCAAATATGGAAGGGATGCTGCCAGAGTCAAGCGCTAGTTTGCAAGCTAGTAAAGAATTTGAGCAGTACTTTGAATCACAAGAGAATGTGATGGTCGTCGTTCAGGGGAACTCCTACAATAGCGAACAGTTTTTAGAAAGTCTTTATAACAAGATTGAATCTGATAAAACTGTTCATAATGCTTTATACAAGATTAACTTAGAGGACTTGGAAAATTATAGTCATTTATTTTTGGATAAAGACTTGTATGAAGAGTTAGAAAGTGAATTAAATAACCCTAATAGCTTGTTATCGCAGTTTTTACGTAAAAAAGATCTTCATTCACTTAGCCAATTATTTTTAGAGCGGTACAATCAGTTAGATGATGATAAGAAAAAAATTACGTTTTATGATTCATTTACTACACTTATGTTTACTAATGAAAAACTTCCAGAAAGTAAAATAGAGGACCTTTTTTTAACTCTTTTGTGGGGGAGTTCCATAGATGTTTCAAGTAAAAGTCAATTTATTGTATCTGAAGATCATTCAACGTATCTAATGATGATTAAGCCTAGTTTAAGCATGGATAATATAGTTGAAGCTCGTACAAACTTTTTTACTAGTTTAGAAAAAGCGATAGAAGAAACGTTGAAAGAGGGGGATTATGCTATCAAGGTTGGAATTACGGGAGGAGCATTCGTGCAGGACTACGAAGCTGATGAGGCTATGTTTCAAGGATTTACATCAACAGCCCTTCTGACCTTTATTCTAATTATCGTTTTCGTGATCTTTTCCTTTAGACGAATAACTCTTCCACTTGCCACAGGATATCCCTTACTTTTAGGTGCAATGCTATCTACGACTTTTGCCTATTTGGTGTATAAAAAATTAAACATGTTTTCTATTAGTTTTGCAGTAATACTACTTGGATTAG from Bacillus sp. HMF5848 includes these protein-coding regions:
- a CDS encoding low specificity L-threonine aldolase, yielding MSDSQSILEAYKQSKYQLNGHGPRNIQVLKEAFESIDDQLASDLYGQGQVIEGFQDKAANYLGKESAVFFPSGTIAQQIALRIWCDQKGNKKVAYHPTSHLELHEEDGLKELHHIEAILLADQESVIQLEDVVNLKEDIACLLLELPQREIGGQLPDYKTLVSISEYCRENGIKLHLDGARLYEILPHYQKTAAEVCSLFDSVYISFYKGIGGIAGAILAGNKEFTKESKVWKRRYGGDLISLYPYIISADYYFEQRIYKMEQYYQQAKEFAQMFNTCEATMTKPVQPVSNMFHVHFALPKDKLETILLNIYEETGIGLTGNLRDATENSCYYEVSVGDMYEKVPKEDLQHVFKLLNERIKGVK
- a CDS encoding carbon-nitrogen hydrolase family protein, encoding MEKIKIAAIQAYGMPGEYDENFKKAEKYIQTAKEADAQCILFPELYSCGFVPNPSVWKYAETKNGPTYRFIIEMTRKYHIAIGIGYLEKVGKHYCNRYLMMAPNGVELARAEKNKSEAYVFRRGRGAHVFETQYGKIGIGLCADNHFSSFIKSMQKNNINLLIMPHALPIPKNETEIISKEDIRRIKNNIEEFPILVSNLLGVPTIFINQTGPFSSMIGIMVICSHQNRISLAGIPKLLIMKVLSCRKFERVKV
- a CDS encoding nitronate monooxygenase family protein; its protein translation is MKWGFLLNFPQLKIGHIVPKVPIMQGGMGVGISLSGLASAVANAGGIGTISGTGITVEEMRLHIRKAKESIKDMGYIGANVLFAMNDFAEKMKVAIEEKVDFIISGAGISRDMYAWGKQAGIPVISIVSSAKLAKLSERLGASAIVVEGHEAGGHLGTERPLFDILPEVVSAVTIPVIAAGGILTGRDVRQAIQIGASGVQMGTRFVASEECDAPLSFKEKYVHAKKEDTILVKTTVGLQGRAIKNHFTDLISDDNRVKIKKCHDCLKNCSYRFCTLDSLFTSMNGDCENGLVFAGARVAEIKDILPVQTIINNVMKEYENCI
- a CDS encoding Re/Si-specific NAD(P)(+) transhydrogenase subunit alpha: MRIGIPKESLTGETRVAAIPKTVEQLKKLGFEVAVESGAGERASFTDEQYTNAGASCLNAEKVWQSDVIYKINPPNEEEVARMKKGTTLVSLIEPAQNKKLMERLNEKNINVLAMDMVPRISRAQSVDVLSSMANIGGYRAVMEATHAFGRFLNGQITAAGKVPPAKILVIGAGVAGLAAIGAGKSLGAIVRAFDTRSEVAEQIESMGGEFLKLDLDEDGSTASGYAKEMSEAFVRAEMELFAAQAKEVDIIITTALIRGRPAPKLITKEMVDSMKPGSVIVDLAASTGGNCEYTVPGELVVTASGVKIIGYTDLPGRMPAQASDMYATNLVNLTKLLCKEKDGNIHIDFDDVILRNMTVTRNGQITFPPPEISVSAAPVKKEVQHPKTETKEPRNLSGLKYGFGIAAILLFGWMGQVSPPEFLSHFTVFALAIVVGYYVIWKVTHALHTPLMSVTNAVSGIIVVGALLQINSSILAVKILAFIGILIASINIFGGFTVTHRMLKMFRKDQGV
- a CDS encoding CPBP family intramembrane glutamic endopeptidase, which translates into the protein MQTNTISRFTSNNVLIRIVSYLLILSIGYFIISIPLNIFTSVLIKNDSLKYIGYTIEQLIPVAIIILGTGLTLRLLDKKSLKDIGFDMNSSTMFNFAKGFSVGFLIIFLIFLVEVLFNWIHIEGFAWNFNESSTLIKSYYFVILNLMSVAIVEEIFIRGYIMQNLEKSKGRLYAILVSSIVFGLLHTFSAYGTWAIYVVPLSHTLAGILLALTYYIRENLWIPIGLHFSWNFFLYKFFGLTGMPKEYSIFIATEIKGPSFWVGLPNSSFGPEVGMLGIGMITLAIIFIYRKWIVDKDNVGFESRKNSKRVPL
- a CDS encoding TetR/AcrR family transcriptional regulator; this encodes MKNKMKKSEETKNKLMECAKELFYRKGFDKTTVREIVESAEVAQGTFYLYFEAKEEVLYQIVRKELNVFKYFISMLEFENPKLEDIDLIIDSLVHHMEQDPKTVKLLHDADILEMMNFSKSIEEEFFQINLIEQWLKAAMKRGLIQPKEPYLYAKIITHIIHELVESAFLYNYPDHIDVIKEEVKVIIKKILVN
- the pntB gene encoding Re/Si-specific NAD(P)(+) transhydrogenase subunit beta, coding for MSQGLVTVAYIIAGILFILSLAGLSKQETARNGNVYGMLGMTIAIVATVLSIDLTLEAWIYILVAVGIGAVIGTILARRVKMTEMPELIAALHSFVGLAAVLVGFNSFIEIFTHHPARDVHLNIELTEIYLGVFIGAITFTGSIVAFGKLNGMIKSKPLSYPLKGTLNGLLLAASVVFMFLFIIDGGTLYALIYLSIMTAIALFIGWQMVMSIGGADMPVVISMLNSLSGWAAAATGFMLSNDLLIITGALVGSSGWILSYVMCKGMNRSFISVIAGGFGDQGGSASAEGEEGEHREISAEDVADMLKQSSSVVITPGYGMAVAQAQYPIAEMTKKLREQGINVRFAIHPVAGRLPGHMNVLLAEANVPYDIVLEMDEINEDLPETDTVLVIGANDTVNPAAQEDPTGPIAGMPVLEVWKARNVVVLKRSMAVGYAGVQNPLFFKENTSMCFGDAKATVDAILNAI